The following coding sequences are from one Halomonas sp. HAL1 window:
- a CDS encoding ATP-binding cassette domain-containing protein, translating into MTLLRLEQLQLAYGTHVLLNRADLTVEKGERLALVGRNGTGKSTLLKLVAGDILPDDGSIWRAPGLKIGVLAQELPESSGLTIFDMVAQGLPEAGELLSEYDHLINDPDPDMDRMATLQTRLEAIDGWSYHQRIDTVLTRLGLPPEAEMSSLSGGWRRRVALARALVAEPDLLLLDEPTNHLDLDTIAWLEEQLLAFNGAVLLITHDRAFLSKLATNILELDRGQLGRYPGKYEEYQARKQHELEVEAREHAEFDKKLAQEEAWIRQGVKARRTRNEGRVRALEAMRNERSQRRERQGNANLTVDRGERTGKRVVELQGVTQRFGDDVILRDINLEVLRGDRIGFLGRNGAGKTTLLKILLGELEPTEGKVQMGTNLKVAYFDQLRAGLELDKTVYDNVAQGSDRVSVGGKDRHVMSYLQDFLFTPERVRQPVKALSGGESNRLLLAKLFTQPANVLVLDEPTNDLDMETLELLEELLLDFDGTLLLVSHDRTFMDNVVTSMLAFEGDGVVREYVGGYTDWIRQGGKLPPAPWEGAARQRTEPTSETPKKVTEAPAAPAKKSVKLSYNLQRELDALPAEIERLESEVESLESEIGDPAFYQQEAEAVTAKLHSLEKVQKALEVAMERWMELEAMAGGE; encoded by the coding sequence GTGACCCTGTTACGACTCGAACAGCTGCAACTCGCCTACGGCACCCATGTACTACTCAATCGCGCCGACCTGACGGTTGAAAAAGGCGAGCGGCTGGCGCTGGTCGGGCGCAATGGCACCGGCAAGTCCACTCTGCTGAAGCTGGTAGCGGGGGATATCCTGCCCGACGATGGCTCCATTTGGCGCGCACCTGGTCTCAAGATCGGCGTGTTGGCTCAGGAATTACCCGAGTCATCTGGCTTGACCATTTTCGACATGGTCGCCCAAGGCTTGCCAGAAGCCGGAGAGCTGCTCTCCGAGTACGATCATCTTATCAATGATCCCGACCCCGATATGGATCGCATGGCGACCCTGCAAACGCGTCTGGAAGCCATTGATGGCTGGTCGTATCACCAGCGTATCGATACGGTGCTCACGCGCTTAGGCTTGCCCCCTGAGGCTGAAATGAGCTCGCTCTCCGGTGGCTGGCGCCGCCGAGTAGCGCTGGCGCGTGCCCTGGTTGCCGAGCCCGATCTGCTGCTGCTCGATGAGCCTACCAACCACTTGGACTTAGACACCATTGCCTGGTTGGAAGAGCAACTGCTGGCGTTTAACGGCGCGGTGCTGCTGATTACCCACGATAGGGCGTTTCTTTCCAAGCTGGCCACCAATATTCTGGAGCTGGACCGTGGCCAGCTAGGGCGCTACCCCGGTAAGTACGAAGAGTATCAGGCCCGCAAGCAGCATGAGCTTGAAGTGGAAGCACGGGAGCACGCCGAGTTCGATAAAAAACTCGCTCAAGAGGAAGCCTGGATTCGTCAGGGCGTTAAAGCACGGCGTACCCGCAACGAAGGCCGGGTTCGTGCGCTGGAAGCGATGCGTAACGAGCGTAGCCAGCGCCGTGAGCGCCAGGGTAATGCCAACTTGACGGTGGATCGCGGCGAGCGCACCGGCAAGCGCGTAGTGGAGCTGCAAGGCGTCACCCAGCGCTTTGGCGATGACGTAATACTGCGTGATATTAACCTTGAAGTACTGCGCGGCGACCGTATCGGTTTCCTGGGACGCAACGGCGCGGGTAAGACAACCCTATTGAAAATCCTGCTGGGCGAGCTGGAACCCACTGAAGGCAAGGTGCAGATGGGCACCAATCTAAAAGTGGCCTATTTCGATCAGCTGCGTGCCGGTTTAGAGCTAGATAAAACCGTGTATGACAACGTTGCTCAGGGCAGTGATCGCGTCAGCGTGGGCGGTAAAGATCGCCATGTGATGAGTTACCTGCAGGACTTTCTGTTCACCCCTGAGCGGGTACGCCAACCGGTGAAAGCGCTCTCCGGTGGCGAGTCCAACCGCCTGCTGCTGGCCAAGTTGTTCACTCAGCCAGCGAACGTGCTGGTACTTGATGAGCCGACCAACGACCTCGACATGGAAACCCTGGAGTTGCTTGAAGAGCTGCTTCTCGATTTCGATGGCACGCTGCTGCTGGTTTCCCACGACCGTACCTTTATGGATAACGTGGTAACCAGCATGCTCGCCTTTGAAGGCGATGGGGTTGTGCGTGAATACGTGGGTGGCTACACCGACTGGATTCGCCAGGGCGGCAAGTTACCTCCAGCGCCTTGGGAAGGGGCGGCGCGTCAGCGCACTGAGCCCACCTCTGAAACGCCTAAAAAGGTGACCGAAGCTCCGGCTGCCCCGGCTAAGAAAAGCGTTAAGCTCTCCTACAACTTGCAGCGTGAGTTAGATGCACTGCCCGCTGAAATAGAGCGCCTTGAGAGTGAAGTAGAGTCGCTAGAGAGCGAGATTGGTGACCCCGCGTTTTATCAGCAAGAAGCAGAGGCCGTTACGGCTAAACTGCACTCACTAGAAAAAGTGCAGAAAGCGCTAGAAGTGGCCATGGAGCGTTGGATGGAGCTGGAAGCGATGGCTGGCGGGGAATAA
- a CDS encoding AraC family transcriptional regulator, producing MHFVNELFKGLPNSTIPPSRYLELAGISPFLLSAPHGRVTVEQFAELYRGLVNELDDETPGFFSRPLRGGTLKLLCLSMLDAPNLQVALHRYTQFFRILLDDFGYAFTLEGDLARMALVEHTPLMGSRTLIHELMLKLFHGIASWMIARKIPPILMECAYIQPPHSADYLYFYPGTVKFGQAQTAIYIDRGFLDHPIRQTKRHLGAFLKRAPADWFYVSFADRLLTHRVREHLSRHLTRSGTVHSVADALHMSARTLARHLKREGTHFQAVKDEYRRDVAIQALTCSEKPLISIAEALSFEDLACFSRAFKTWTGNSPAAYRKARTAGNAR from the coding sequence ATGCATTTTGTAAATGAGCTGTTTAAAGGCTTGCCGAACAGCACAATACCGCCCTCCCGATACCTGGAACTGGCGGGGATTTCGCCCTTTTTACTCTCGGCTCCCCATGGCCGCGTTACAGTTGAGCAGTTTGCGGAACTCTACCGCGGACTGGTAAACGAACTGGATGATGAAACGCCCGGCTTTTTTTCCCGTCCGCTACGAGGTGGCACCCTGAAGCTGCTGTGTTTAAGCATGCTAGATGCGCCAAACTTGCAGGTAGCACTGCACCGCTATACGCAGTTTTTCCGTATTCTCCTCGATGACTTCGGCTATGCGTTTACGCTAGAAGGGGATCTTGCTCGCATGGCGCTGGTGGAGCATACCCCTTTAATGGGCAGCCGCACGCTAATTCATGAGCTGATGCTCAAGCTGTTTCACGGCATCGCGTCGTGGATGATAGCGCGTAAAATACCGCCCATTTTAATGGAATGCGCTTACATCCAGCCGCCGCATAGTGCTGATTATCTCTATTTTTACCCCGGTACGGTAAAATTTGGGCAGGCACAAACCGCGATCTATATTGATCGCGGTTTTCTTGATCATCCTATCCGCCAGACCAAGAGACATCTGGGCGCTTTTCTAAAGCGTGCCCCGGCAGACTGGTTCTATGTATCGTTTGCAGATCGCCTGCTCACCCACCGGGTGCGCGAGCACCTATCACGTCACCTGACCAGGTCTGGCACCGTGCATAGCGTAGCCGATGCGCTGCATATGTCTGCTCGCACGCTGGCGCGGCATCTCAAAAGGGAGGGAACCCACTTCCAAGCGGTAAAGGATGAGTACCGCCGCGATGTCGCTATTCAGGCGCTCACCTGTAGCGAGAAACCACTCATCAGCATCGCAGAGGCACTGAGCTTTGAGGATTTAGCTTGCTTTAGTCGCGCTTTTAAAACCTGGACAGGCAATTCTCCCGCCGCGTATCGCAAAGCACGTACGGCGGGCAACGCTCGCTGA
- a CDS encoding fatty acid--CoA ligase: MSSVTPKILPAAASATNPALMIGDLLDAGVRMAGENQIVYRDQSRHSYERFRERVHQLAHTLTSQGVQAGDVVAVLDWDSHRYLECFFAIPMIGAVLHTVNVRLAPEQIHYTMEHAEDVFVIVHEEFVPLLEPLADKLPQVRGYLLCQETQQTVETSLPLVGEFEALLSQQPTHYDFPTFDENAVATLFYTTGTTGNPKGVFFTHRQLVLHTLGEASAFQAPGFELLNRDKVYMPITPMFHVHAWGVPYTATLMGATQVYPGRYEPEMLVKLLVSEKVDFSHCVPTLLNMVVSAEAIASKQVDLSGWKVLVGGSALTQSLASKAWALGIDTRSAYGMSETCPLLTADILPRDIGDADFETQLPWRCKAGLPIPLVKLQVVDANGEPLPNDGKSVGEVRVQAPWLTQAYYKEEKRSAELWRDGWLHTGDVGSLDERGFLTISDRIKDVIKTGGEWLSSLELESYISQCPGIAEVAVIGVADDKWGERPAALAVPMDLNNPPTTESVQAFLEQFVAQGKLNRWAIPSMIRFVDEIPKTSVGKLDKKRIRTEI; the protein is encoded by the coding sequence ATGTCTTCAGTCACCCCCAAAATTTTACCCGCCGCGGCCTCTGCGACGAACCCCGCCCTGATGATTGGTGACTTGCTAGATGCGGGTGTGCGCATGGCAGGCGAAAATCAGATTGTCTACCGGGATCAGAGCCGCCACAGCTATGAGCGCTTTCGTGAACGGGTGCACCAACTGGCACATACTCTGACATCACAGGGCGTGCAAGCTGGTGATGTTGTGGCAGTGCTAGATTGGGATAGCCACCGGTACCTGGAGTGCTTCTTTGCCATTCCGATGATCGGCGCGGTACTCCACACGGTGAACGTGCGCTTAGCTCCGGAACAAATCCATTATACCATGGAGCACGCTGAAGACGTTTTTGTCATCGTACACGAAGAGTTCGTGCCACTGCTTGAGCCGCTGGCCGATAAGCTACCCCAAGTGCGTGGCTACCTGCTATGTCAGGAAACTCAGCAAACAGTCGAGACTTCACTGCCGTTGGTGGGCGAGTTTGAAGCGCTATTAAGCCAGCAGCCCACACACTATGATTTTCCCACTTTCGATGAAAACGCCGTCGCCACCCTGTTCTACACCACCGGTACCACGGGTAACCCCAAAGGGGTTTTCTTCACCCACCGCCAGTTGGTGCTGCATACCTTGGGTGAGGCCAGCGCTTTCCAGGCGCCCGGCTTTGAGCTGCTTAACCGCGACAAGGTCTATATGCCGATTACCCCCATGTTTCACGTTCACGCCTGGGGAGTGCCGTATACCGCCACGTTGATGGGGGCTACCCAGGTTTATCCTGGCCGTTATGAGCCGGAAATGCTGGTCAAGCTGCTGGTCAGCGAAAAGGTCGACTTCTCCCACTGCGTACCGACCCTGCTCAACATGGTGGTCAGCGCCGAGGCGATTGCCTCAAAGCAGGTCGATCTCTCTGGCTGGAAGGTATTGGTCGGCGGTAGTGCGTTAACCCAGTCGCTGGCAAGCAAGGCATGGGCGTTGGGAATTGATACCCGTAGTGCTTATGGCATGTCGGAAACCTGCCCGCTACTCACCGCCGATATTCTGCCGCGAGATATCGGCGACGCTGATTTTGAGACCCAGCTACCCTGGCGCTGTAAAGCGGGTCTGCCGATTCCACTGGTTAAGCTTCAAGTGGTCGATGCGAACGGCGAGCCGCTACCCAATGATGGTAAAAGCGTTGGCGAGGTGCGTGTTCAGGCGCCCTGGCTGACCCAGGCCTACTACAAAGAGGAGAAACGCAGTGCGGAGCTATGGCGCGACGGCTGGCTGCATACCGGGGATGTGGGTTCGCTTGATGAGCGGGGCTTTCTGACCATTAGCGATCGCATAAAAGACGTGATTAAAACCGGCGGCGAGTGGCTCTCGTCGTTAGAACTGGAGAGTTATATCAGCCAATGCCCAGGTATCGCCGAAGTGGCGGTGATTGGGGTCGCGGACGATAAATGGGGCGAGCGGCCGGCTGCGTTGGCTGTGCCTATGGACCTGAACAACCCACCCACGACTGAGTCCGTGCAGGCGTTTTTAGAGCAGTTTGTCGCCCAGGGTAAACTCAACCGCTGGGCGATACCCAGCATGATTCGTTTCGTCGATGAAATACCTAAAACCAGCGTGGGCAAGCTAGATAAAAAACGTATCCGCACCGAAATTTAG
- the bktB gene encoding beta-ketothiolase BktB: MRLDNVVILGGARTAIGGFGGSLSTKAPFELGAITAKEALRRAGIEGADIDHSVYGHIITTGPQDAYLSRHIALEAGVPKEAGAFNVNRLCGSGVQAVVSAAQQIAMGDSRLALAGGAESMSRGAYLLPPQARNGVRMGDMNVQDLTLGILSDPFGSGHMGCIAENIAKQYGLSREQLDQFALESHQKAAFAIAEGRFDDQIVAVEVSHGKQAVLFSRDEHVRDDVQLSDLARLKPAFQKEGVVTAGNASGINDGAATLVLAHTDEATQRGLAPRAHLRVATTAGVEPTLMGLGPIPAVKRCLQQAGLSINDIDVIESNEAFAAQAMAVAETLGFPLARLNPNGGAVALGHPVGATGAILILKALHELERINGRYGLITLCIGGGQGIALLIERG; this comes from the coding sequence ATGCGGTTGGACAATGTAGTAATTTTAGGCGGCGCACGAACCGCTATCGGTGGTTTTGGTGGTTCGCTCTCAACCAAGGCACCGTTTGAACTGGGGGCGATCACCGCCAAGGAGGCGTTGCGGCGGGCAGGCATTGAGGGCGCAGATATCGATCACTCGGTATACGGTCACATAATTACCACCGGCCCCCAGGATGCCTATCTGTCGCGCCATATTGCGCTCGAAGCAGGTGTGCCGAAAGAGGCGGGGGCCTTCAACGTCAATCGGCTGTGTGGTTCAGGTGTACAGGCGGTGGTCTCAGCCGCCCAGCAGATTGCCATGGGCGACAGCCGCTTAGCGCTGGCAGGTGGCGCGGAGTCGATGTCACGAGGGGCTTATCTGCTACCTCCTCAAGCGCGTAACGGCGTGCGCATGGGTGATATGAACGTACAGGATTTGACTCTCGGTATATTGAGCGATCCGTTTGGCAGTGGCCATATGGGCTGCATTGCTGAAAACATTGCTAAACAGTATGGCCTAAGCCGTGAGCAGTTGGATCAGTTTGCCCTTGAGAGCCATCAAAAGGCAGCGTTTGCGATTGCCGAGGGACGTTTTGATGATCAAATCGTAGCGGTGGAGGTCAGTCACGGTAAGCAAGCGGTGCTCTTCTCTCGTGATGAGCACGTGCGCGATGACGTTCAGCTTAGTGATTTGGCACGGCTCAAGCCCGCCTTCCAAAAAGAGGGCGTGGTTACCGCAGGCAATGCCTCGGGTATCAACGATGGTGCCGCCACCTTAGTGCTTGCCCATACCGATGAAGCCACACAGCGCGGCCTAGCGCCAAGGGCGCATCTTCGCGTTGCCACTACAGCAGGCGTTGAGCCAACGCTGATGGGCCTTGGCCCGATTCCAGCGGTGAAACGCTGCCTGCAGCAGGCGGGGCTAAGTATTAACGATATTGATGTGATTGAGTCCAACGAAGCCTTTGCTGCCCAAGCGATGGCGGTGGCGGAAACGCTCGGGTTCCCGTTAGCGAGGCTAAACCCCAACGGCGGCGCGGTTGCCTTGGGTCATCCAGTGGGAGCCACGGGGGCTATTTTGATACTCAAGGCCCTTCACGAATTGGAGCGTATTAACGGTCGCTACGGCTTGATAACCCTGTGTATTGGTGGAGGGCAGGGAATCGCCCTGCTAATCGAACGCGGATAA
- a CDS encoding acyl-CoA dehydrogenase family protein, protein MDEQTTDLFHTMIKRCLSQEVTPCYDEWEAAGEIPRSLWHALGAAGLLGIDLDEKHGGSGADIAITQLALEELSCQGFGGLASAYNIHANIVMPYLQNLGTAAQCEQWLPAMARGDVLGAIAMTEPHAGSDLASMRTRAKRTNNGWELSGSKMFITNGQFADLVIVCAKTDPSAGAKGVSLFLVDTHLPGLSRGKPIKKIGQHASDTAELAFDQMQLPHDALLGEEGAGFRYLMQELPRERLGVGAQALGAVEGALALTLEYVQQREAFGQRVADFQNTRFTLAEIKAQLDVARAYFEHCVEKYRQGTMSSTDAAILKLQLSELQCQAVDRCLQLFGGYGYTHEYPISRFYLDARVQTIYAGSSEIMKEVIARSLLGKVA, encoded by the coding sequence ATGGACGAGCAAACGACCGATCTGTTTCACACCATGATCAAACGCTGCCTAAGTCAGGAGGTCACACCTTGCTACGATGAATGGGAGGCAGCAGGCGAAATACCCCGTTCACTGTGGCATGCATTGGGCGCTGCGGGCCTTCTCGGCATTGACCTTGACGAAAAGCACGGTGGTTCAGGGGCCGATATCGCCATCACCCAGCTGGCGCTGGAAGAGCTCTCCTGCCAGGGGTTTGGTGGCCTTGCCAGTGCCTATAATATCCACGCCAATATCGTTATGCCCTACTTGCAAAATCTGGGTACAGCGGCTCAATGTGAACAGTGGCTGCCAGCCATGGCCCGTGGCGATGTTCTTGGTGCTATTGCGATGACCGAACCCCATGCGGGTAGTGATCTTGCGTCAATGCGAACCCGTGCGAAACGCACCAACAATGGCTGGGAGCTAAGCGGTAGCAAAATGTTCATCACCAATGGCCAGTTTGCCGACCTAGTCATCGTATGTGCCAAAACCGACCCTTCTGCGGGTGCCAAGGGCGTTTCACTGTTTTTGGTCGACACCCACTTACCCGGCCTCTCGCGGGGTAAACCGATTAAAAAGATCGGCCAGCACGCAAGTGACACCGCCGAGCTTGCCTTTGATCAAATGCAGTTGCCCCATGATGCGCTGTTGGGAGAAGAGGGCGCTGGGTTCCGTTACTTAATGCAGGAACTCCCCCGTGAGCGGCTGGGCGTAGGGGCACAGGCGCTGGGCGCTGTAGAGGGGGCTCTGGCGCTGACGTTGGAATACGTACAGCAGCGCGAAGCATTTGGACAGCGGGTGGCGGATTTTCAAAATACCCGCTTTACCTTGGCGGAAATCAAAGCCCAGTTGGACGTGGCTCGTGCCTACTTTGAGCACTGCGTCGAAAAGTACCGCCAGGGCACCATGAGCAGCACGGATGCGGCGATTTTAAAACTGCAGCTCAGCGAGCTGCAGTGCCAAGCGGTGGATCGCTGCCTGCAGCTATTTGGCGGTTACGGCTACACCCACGAATATCCCATTTCACGCTTTTATCTGGATGCCCGAGTACAAACGATTTATGCCGGCAGCTCAGAGATCATGAAAGAAGTTATCGCCCGCTCGCTGCTGGGCAAAGTGGCTTAG
- a CDS encoding fatty acyl-CoA synthetase codes for MSGTSVIQQNSIGAALNRSARKYSHQLALVFGERQWRYQSLNQAVNRVANGLLAAGLTPGDRLAVYGKNSDAYVIAWLAAAKAGLVHVPINFALSSDELRYLLDQSGAAGLLSDISLADKVSAATEGLDLALMGTLHADQGRNAESFDVLAHATSGSNSEEPNVTIDGASLAQLLYTSGTTAAPKAAMMTHQALMAEYMACMVELDIKGSDAMLAALPLYHSAQMHVFLMPALLLGAPVYLLEAPLPELCLSAMAEYKIASFFAPPTVWISLLRHAEFDRFDLGTLNKAYYGASIMPVPVLEELQQRIPGVGLYNCYGQSEIAPLATVLRPEEHAERPASAGRPILTVETRIVDLDMNDVSPGEHGEIVHRSPQLMKGYWDKPAMTEEAFQGDWFHSGDVGYFDEAGYLYVVDRIKDVINTGGVLVASREVEEGLFKHPAVSEVAVIGQPDAKWIEAITAVVVLKEGQEASEEELIHHAKTLMAPYKVPKRIMFTDALPKSTAGKILKRHLRQDLKE; via the coding sequence ATGTCTGGAACGTCTGTTATTCAGCAAAACAGTATCGGGGCTGCTTTAAATCGTAGCGCTCGAAAATACTCACACCAGCTGGCGCTAGTGTTTGGCGAACGCCAGTGGCGCTATCAATCACTCAACCAGGCAGTCAACCGCGTGGCAAACGGCTTGCTGGCAGCCGGGCTTACGCCGGGTGATCGTCTGGCGGTGTATGGCAAAAATTCTGACGCTTACGTTATCGCCTGGCTGGCCGCTGCTAAAGCGGGATTGGTACATGTGCCGATCAATTTCGCCTTAAGTAGCGATGAGCTGCGTTACCTTCTTGACCAGTCGGGGGCTGCTGGTTTGCTCAGCGATATTAGCCTCGCCGACAAAGTGAGTGCCGCGACCGAAGGTTTGGATCTAGCCCTGATGGGAACCCTGCACGCGGATCAGGGGCGGAATGCAGAAAGCTTTGATGTACTCGCCCATGCGACGTCAGGATCCAATAGTGAAGAGCCCAATGTAACGATCGATGGCGCAAGTCTTGCTCAGTTGCTCTACACCTCGGGCACCACCGCCGCGCCTAAGGCCGCGATGATGACCCATCAGGCTCTGATGGCCGAATATATGGCCTGTATGGTTGAGCTGGATATCAAAGGCAGCGACGCCATGCTCGCCGCGCTGCCGCTCTACCACTCAGCGCAAATGCACGTCTTTCTGATGCCAGCACTGTTGCTCGGTGCACCTGTCTATTTGCTAGAGGCGCCGCTCCCCGAGTTGTGCTTGAGCGCCATGGCTGAGTATAAGATCGCGTCTTTTTTTGCCCCGCCCACGGTCTGGATTAGCCTGCTGCGCCACGCTGAATTTGATCGCTTTGACCTTGGCACTCTCAATAAAGCCTATTACGGTGCCTCAATTATGCCGGTGCCGGTACTGGAGGAGCTCCAGCAGCGTATACCGGGCGTAGGGCTCTATAACTGTTATGGGCAGAGCGAAATTGCTCCCTTGGCGACCGTGCTGCGCCCTGAAGAGCACGCCGAGCGCCCAGCTTCCGCTGGGCGGCCCATTCTGACGGTGGAAACCCGTATCGTCGATCTCGATATGAATGACGTATCACCAGGAGAGCATGGCGAAATCGTCCACCGCTCACCGCAGCTAATGAAGGGGTACTGGGATAAACCGGCGATGACCGAAGAAGCCTTCCAGGGCGATTGGTTCCACTCCGGGGATGTGGGCTACTTCGATGAAGCGGGCTACTTATACGTTGTTGATCGTATCAAGGACGTAATCAATACCGGCGGCGTGCTGGTGGCTAGCCGTGAAGTAGAGGAGGGGCTATTCAAGCACCCGGCGGTATCCGAAGTGGCGGTAATCGGCCAGCCGGATGCGAAGTGGATCGAAGCCATCACCGCGGTGGTGGTACTGAAAGAGGGCCAAGAGGCAAGCGAGGAGGAGCTAATCCATCACGCAAAAACGCTGATGGCGCCTTATAAAGTGCCAAAGCGCATTATGTTTACCGATGCGCTACCCAAGAGCACCGCAGGCAAAATTCTCAAGCGCCATCTACGTCAAGATCTCAAGGAGTGA
- a CDS encoding ABC transporter substrate-binding protein codes for MQLSYRSSHRSSRRFATSTLAAAILMASYVPTTVAAEGISDNEIRIGYLADMSGVYRDPIGPLGEDAINMAIEDMGGSVNGANVVVFSADDRNSPDVGSSVVREWIDERNVDMVTGLVASSVTLAAVSLLEEADKLGLVNGAVSSSITNEHCSPNHIHWVYDTWAMSNGTAKAITDEGHKNWYLLSADYSFGHALEADVTRVVTENGGTIVGSARHPFPSSDFSSFMLQAQASGADVIALNNAGGDTINAVQTAGEFGITQAGQILAGMVLFSTDIRSIGLENAQGLQFTKAWYYDLNDETRAWAERFRERTGSMPTMVHAGLYSSTRHYLEAIEATGTDDTQTVRQQMADTPINDIFATGGYIREDGRMVHDMYLVEVKTPEASQDEDDLFHVIRTIPAEEAFRPLSESNCPLVNS; via the coding sequence ATGCAACTATCTTATCGTTCATCTCATCGTTCATCTCGTCGCTTTGCTACTTCCACTCTCGCTGCTGCCATTCTGATGGCCAGTTACGTGCCAACTACCGTCGCTGCTGAAGGCATTTCCGATAACGAAATCCGTATTGGCTATTTAGCCGATATGTCCGGCGTTTACCGCGACCCCATTGGCCCGTTGGGCGAAGATGCTATCAATATGGCGATTGAAGATATGGGCGGCAGCGTCAATGGGGCCAATGTTGTGGTGTTTAGCGCCGATGATCGTAATAGCCCGGATGTAGGTTCAAGCGTCGTGCGTGAGTGGATCGATGAGCGCAACGTCGATATGGTCACCGGGCTAGTGGCATCTTCTGTCACCCTGGCGGCGGTGAGCCTGCTGGAGGAGGCGGATAAACTTGGGCTGGTCAATGGCGCTGTCTCTTCAAGCATTACAAACGAGCACTGCTCACCCAATCACATTCACTGGGTTTATGACACCTGGGCGATGTCCAACGGTACGGCAAAGGCGATTACTGATGAGGGCCACAAGAATTGGTACCTGTTAAGCGCTGACTACTCTTTTGGCCACGCACTGGAGGCCGATGTCACTCGAGTAGTGACTGAAAATGGCGGCACTATCGTAGGCAGCGCTCGCCACCCGTTCCCCAGCAGTGACTTCTCCTCTTTTATGCTCCAGGCGCAAGCATCTGGCGCTGATGTCATCGCGCTGAATAACGCTGGTGGCGATACGATCAACGCGGTACAGACAGCAGGCGAGTTCGGCATTACCCAGGCAGGGCAGATTCTTGCAGGGATGGTGCTGTTTAGTACCGACATCCGCAGCATTGGCCTAGAGAATGCTCAGGGGCTGCAGTTCACCAAAGCATGGTACTACGATTTAAACGATGAAACCCGCGCCTGGGCGGAGCGCTTCCGTGAGCGTACCGGCAGCATGCCCACCATGGTACATGCGGGTCTCTACTCTAGTACTCGCCACTACCTTGAAGCGATTGAAGCGACCGGCACTGATGATACCCAAACCGTTCGTCAGCAAATGGCCGATACCCCCATCAACGATATCTTCGCCACCGGTGGCTACATTCGTGAGGATGGCCGCATGGTTCACGATATGTATTTAGTCGAAGTGAAAACTCCTGAAGCGTCGCAAGATGAGGATGATCTCTTTCATGTTATTCGCACCATTCCTGCAGAAGAAGCCTTCCGACCGCTTTCAGAGAGCAACTGCCCGCTGGTAAACAGTTAA
- a CDS encoding TatD family hydrolase, with protein sequence MTTAYADDFLPEALQFRPSTPLVDIGANLTHESFGRDLEAVIQRAQAAQVTTMIVTGTDLAHAEQAVELAKQYPGLYATAGVHPHDASQWNEGLERAMAALHALPEVVAVGECGLDFNRNFSTPQEQERAFEAQLALAVKSGLPLFLHERDAGQRMREILHAWRDDISHAVVHCFTADRDTLFGYLDLDLHIGLTGWICDERRGHHLRSLVCDIPLERLMVETDCPYLLPRNLPTKLKGRRHEPALLPWIVREIAQWHGINETELGNATTQTAKRFFRLPAES encoded by the coding sequence TTGACCACCGCGTATGCCGATGATTTTTTACCCGAAGCACTACAGTTTCGGCCTAGTACCCCTTTGGTGGATATCGGCGCTAACTTAACCCATGAAAGCTTTGGCCGCGATCTTGAGGCGGTTATCCAACGTGCCCAAGCGGCGCAAGTAACGACCATGATCGTGACCGGTACCGACCTTGCCCACGCCGAGCAAGCCGTCGAGTTGGCCAAACAGTATCCTGGCCTGTACGCCACGGCGGGTGTACACCCTCATGACGCCAGCCAGTGGAACGAAGGTCTTGAGCGGGCCATGGCGGCCCTGCATGCCTTACCGGAAGTAGTGGCTGTAGGGGAGTGTGGGCTGGATTTTAATCGCAACTTCTCGACGCCTCAGGAGCAGGAGCGTGCCTTTGAAGCGCAGCTGGCACTCGCCGTCAAAAGCGGTTTGCCGCTGTTTTTACATGAGCGCGATGCTGGCCAGCGTATGCGCGAAATCCTGCATGCATGGCGAGACGATATCAGCCACGCGGTAGTGCACTGTTTCACTGCTGACCGCGATACGCTATTTGGTTATCTCGACCTAGACTTGCATATAGGGTTAACGGGCTGGATTTGCGATGAGCGGCGCGGTCATCACCTGCGATCATTGGTGTGTGATATTCCTCTTGAACGTTTAATGGTTGAAACCGACTGCCCTTATTTGTTACCTCGTAACTTGCCGACAAAACTCAAAGGTCGCCGCCATGAACCCGCTTTGTTGCCTTGGATAGTGCGCGAGATTGCTCAGTGGCACGGCATCAACGAAACTGAACTAGGCAACGCCACCACACAAACTGCCAAGCGTTTTTTCCGTCTTCCCGCAGAATCATAA